The following coding sequences lie in one Heliangelus exortis chromosome 8, bHelExo1.hap1, whole genome shotgun sequence genomic window:
- the LOC139798875 gene encoding CARD- and ANK-domain containing inflammasome adapter protein-like produces the protein MIMHSSSLFTNPYAIEVLRTKKEELVEGINDPDHLLNCLIENGIFTPEKKVVVSFYRTRTEKNARVLDILIAQGERACRLFFYPCLKQVEPRLYSKMRKYVSDVNESIGDARRQLVGYLLEKDKVWFENSSERHQGKKESPRKKKQEKIQKKRRKPQVSGAAKPRKDHADVDIFDAVAKGCLSGLEKTLKDSDVNAQNSSSETLLHVAAANGHLPIMEYLISKGAKMDVKDKKGRTPLHRAAERGHGEAVKVLLQCGAYMYSLDMEGKTPLHLSAQNNHSHILKMLLKEEADRYRNQHNFLHMAALKDESSLAKMLLEAGASIDGKDERGQTGLSYAVSQGSENTAKVLLEAGARVESNMVESAFNSNHPSIFKILLEYSKDLPPDIMEPALFRAVQGNLHDIVAALIDRGADINAYNATLYTPLLLACETGKAESAKVLMEKGANFGIKTPGSDTALHLAVQAGAASIANLLLCKGLEVNLVNQAGETPLHVAALHNKGALVGPLVNAGAKVNAVTKEFATPLHIASQRGNIDVAQQLLHHKANANVKDKQAKSPLHFAAERGDKTMVELLLSANADPNAQDKEKKTPLHAAAGRGHLSIVKALLAKKGRLGAKDMDGCTPMHYAASKGDIEMVKILLTSGKYKNIDDRNVWRKTPLHIASEYGHSHLINLLLSSGAAINALDSSKETPLHCACKAGHFNAVNSLVNWSQGEKANLLAADSLKKTPLQVAEFNETESQAQIVTFLKKKMLITK, from the coding sequence ATGATCATGCATTCATCTAGCCTGTTCACAAACCCATATGCAATTGAAGTCctaaggacaaaaaaagaagagttagTTGAAGGCATAAATGACCCAGACCACCTTTTGAACTGTCTGAtagaaaatggtatttttaccCCAGAAAAAAAGGTTGTGGTGAGTTTCTACAGGACACGAACAGAAAAGAACGCTCGCGTTTTAGACATTCTGATTGCTCAAGGTGAACGAGCCTGCAGGCTGTTTTTTTATCCATGTTTAAAGCAAGTGGAGCCCAGACTTTACAGCAAGATGAGAAAATATGTCAGTGATGTAAATGAAAGCATTGGAGATGCTAGAAGACAGCTGGTAGGATATTTGCTTGAAAAAGACAAGGTTTGGTTTGAAAATAGCAGTGAAAGgcaccagggaaaaaaagagagtccgaggaaaaaaaaacaagaaaaaattcagaagaaaagaagaaaacctcaaGTTTCAGGGGCAGCAAAACCTAGAAAAGACCACGCTGACGTCGACATCTTCGATGCAGTTGCTAAAGGCTGTCTTTCTGGGTTagagaaaacactgaaagataGTGATGTTAATGCACAGAATTCTTCAAGTGAAACACTTCTGCATGTTGCAGCTGCTAATGGACATCTACCAATAATGGAATACTTGATCAGCAAAGGTGCCAAGATGGATGTGAAGGACAAGAAAGGAAGAACCCCACTGCACAGGGCTGCTGAGAGAGGCCATGGTGAGGCAGTGAAAGTGCTTCTCCAATGTGGGGCTTATATGTACAGTTTGGATATGGAAGGCAAGACACCTCTCCATTTGTCTGCACAGAATAACCACAGTCACATACTGAAGATGCTCCTGAAAGAAGAGGCAGACAGGTACAGAAACCAGCACAACTTCTTGCACATGGCAGCTCTTAAAGATGAGAGCAGTCTGGCAAAAATGCTGCTAGAGGCTGGTGCCTCCATTGATGGAAAGGATGAGAGAGGACAGACTGGTCTCAGTTATGCTGTTTCTCAGGGGtctgaaaatactgcaaaaGTACTGCTAGAAGCTGGAGCCAGAGTTGAATCCAACATGGTGGAAAGTGCCTTCAACAGCAACCACCCATCCATCTTCAAAATACTCCTAGAATATTCTAAAGATTTGCCACCTGACATAATGGAGCCAGCTCTTTTTAGAGCTGTACAGGGAAATCTGCACGATATTGTTGCAGCTTTAATCGACAGAGGTGCAGATATAAACGCCTACAATGCAACACTGTAcactcctctgctcctggcttgTGAAACAGGCAAGGCTGAGTCAGCAAAAGTTCTAATGGAAAAGGGAGCAAACTTTGGGATAAAGACTCCTGGTTCAGACACAGCTTTGCACTTGGCAGTTCAGGCTGGGGCTGCTTCCATTGCAAATCTGCTTCTCTGCAAAGGGTTGGAAGTTAACCTTGTGAACCAAGCTGGTGAAACCCCTCTCCATGTTGCTGCCCTTCATAACAAAGGAGCATTAGTTGGACCTTTGGTTAATGCTGGGGCCAAAGTTAATGCTGTCACTAAAGAATTTGCTACTCCCCTGCACATTGCAAGTCAAAGAGGCAACATTGATGttgcccagcagctgctgcaccaCAAGGCCAATGCTAATGTTAAGGATAAGCAGGCAAAATCACCTTTACATTTTGCTGCTGAGAGGGGAGACAAAACAATGGTGGAACTGCTTCTGAGTGCTAATGCTGACCCCAACGCAcaagacaaggagaaaaagacTCCCCTGcatgctgcagctgggagaggacaCCTCAGTATCGTGAAAGCTCTCTTAGCCAAAAAAGGAAGATTGGGAGCCAAGGACATGGATGGATGTACTCCGATGCACTATGCAGCCAGCAAAGGAGACATAGAAATGGTAAAAATTCTTCTGACATCagggaaatacaaaaatatcGACGACCGAAACGTTTGGAGAAAGACCCCACTGCACATTGCTTCAGAATATGGGCACAGTCACTTGATAAATCTACTCCTGAGCTCTGGGGCAGCCATCAATGCCTTAGACAGCAGCAAGGAGACTCCCCTGCACTGTGCATGCAAGGCTGGGCATTTTAATGCTGTAAATTCCCTTGTAAACTGGtcacaaggagaaaaagcaaatttactGGCTGCTGATAGTCTCAAAAAGACCCCGTTGCAAGTAGCAGagtttaatgaaacagaaagccAGGCTCAAATTGTAAcgtttctgaaaaagaaaatgttaataaCAAAATGA